A single Nicotiana tabacum cultivar K326 chromosome 5, ASM71507v2, whole genome shotgun sequence DNA region contains:
- the LOC107800440 gene encoding subtilisin-like protease, producing the protein MNFLKIFFLFCMVSCFPWPTIQSPFETYIVQVESPESQISTQSLSDQDLESWYRSFLPNTIASTRSDDEEGPRLVYSYRNVMKGFAARLTAEQVKEMEKKPGFMSAWPEKILSLHTTHTPSFLGLQQNMGLWKDSNYGKGVIIGVLDTGISPDHPSFSDEGMPPPPAKWKGKCESNFTTKCNNKLIGARSYIQEDRSPIDDDGHGTHTASTAAGGFVQGANVYGNAKGTAVGVAPLAHLAIYKVCDSSGCADGEILAAMDAAIDDGVDILSLSLGGSGSPLHSDPIALGAYSATERGILVSCSAGNEGPYNSSTSNEAPWILTVGASTLDRKIKATVKLGNKKEFEGESTFHPKSSNVTFFPLFDPAKNASDFDSPYCGTGTLTDPAIRGKIVLCMAGGGYTRIGKGQAVKDAGGVGMIIYNGPEYGFTTLADAHVLPALDVTDADGMKILDYMNSTEKPVARITFQGTIIGDRNAPMVASFSSRGPSMASPGILKPDIIGPGVNILAAWPASVENNTNLKSTFNIISGTSMSCPHLSGVAALLKSAHPTWSPAAIKSAIMTTADTLNLANNPILDERLLTANIFAVGSGHVNPSRANDPGLIYDTPFDDYLPYLCGLNYTNRQVGNLLQRKVNCSEVKSILEAQLNYPSFSITLGTNTQTYTRTVTNVGDAKSSYSVEIISPRGVSVMVKPSTLKFSKLNQKLTYQVIFSKITNNSNSDVVEGFLKWTSNRHSVRSPIAVVLV; encoded by the coding sequence atgaatttcttgaaaatcttttttcttttttgtatggTTAGCTGTTTTCCATGGCCAACTATTCAGAGCCCTTTTGAGACTTATATAGTTCAAGTTGAATCCCCAGAAAGCCAAATTTCCACTCAATCTTTATCAGATCAGGATCTTGAGAGCTGGTACCGATCTTTTTTGCCAAATACGATAGCAAGCACACGCTCAGATGACGAAGAAGGGCCACGTTTAGTGTATTCATATCGCAACGTAATGAAAGGCTTTGCAGCAAGATTAACAGCAGAGCAAGTGAAGGAAATGGAGAAGAAACCAGGTTTTATGTCTGCATGGCCAGAGAAGATATTGTCGTTACACACTACCCATACTCCAAGTTTTCTTGGATTGCAGCAGAATATGGGATTGTGGAAAGATTCCAACTATGGTAAAGGTGTGATCATTGGAGTCTTGGACACTGGCATTTCGCCTGACCATCCTTCATTTAGCGACGAAGGGATGCCTCCTCCGCCTGCTAAGTGGAAGGGCAAGTGTGAATCCAATTTCACTACAAAGTGTAACAACAAGCTCATAGGTGCGAGGTCCTACATACAAGAAGATCGCTCGCCAATAGATGATGATGGACATGGCACCCACACAGCCAGCACTGCTGCTGGAGGTTTTGTGCAAGGTGCCAATGTATATGGGAATGCTAAAGGTACTGCAGTTGGGGTTGCCCCTCTTGCTCATTTGGCAATTTATAAGGTTTGTGACTCTTCTGGTTGCGCTGACGGTGAAATTTTGGCTGCCATGGATGCTGCTATTGATGATGGTGTCGATATCCTGTCCCTTTCCCTTGGTGGAAGTGGTAGTCCCTTGCATAGTGATCCCATTGCACTCGGTGCATATAGTGCGACAGAAAGAGGCATTCTTGTAAGTTGCTCAGCCGGCAATGAAGGTCCATACAATAGCTCTACTTCAAATGAAGCCCCATGGATTCTGACAGTAGGTGCAAGCACTCTCGACAGGAAAATTAAGGCTACTGTTAAGCTTGGAAACAAAAAGGAATTCGAGGGCGAATCAACTTTTCATCCAAAGTCTTCCAACGTAACATTTTTCCCTCTATTTGATCCTGCAAAGAATGCAAGTGATTTTGACAGCCCTTATTGCGGAACAGGTACACTGACTGACCCTGCTATTAGAGgcaaaatagttttgtgtatggCAGGTGGTGGTTATACAAGGATTGGAAAAGGACAAGCAGTAAAGGATGCTGGAGGTGTTGGCATGATCATCTACAATGGGCCAGAATATGGTTTTACTACGTTAGCCGATGCTCATGTCCTTCCTGCCCTGGATGTTACTGATGCTGATGGAATGAAAATTCTTGACTATATGAATTCAACTGAGAAACCAGTAGCTAGAATTACGTTTCAAGGAACGATAATCGGAGATAGAAATGCACCAATGGTTGCTTCATTTTCTTCTCGAGGACCAAGCATGGCTAGTCCTGGAATCTTGAAGCCTGACATTATTGGTCCTGGTGTTAACATTCTTGCTGCATGGCCTGCTTCTGTAGAGAACAACACAAACTTAAAATCTACCTTCAATATTATTTCAGGCACTTCCATGTCTTGTCCTCACCTCAGTGGAGTTGCAGCATTGCTAAAAAGCGCACACCCTACTTGGTCTCCTGCAGCTATTAAATCAGCAATCATGACAACTGCTGATACATTAAACCTCGCTAACAATCCCATCTTAGATGAAAGGCTTCTTACGGCTAATATCTTTGCCGTTGGTTCAGGACATGTCAATCCATCAAGAGCAAATGATCCGGGACTAATTTATGACACCCCATTTGACGACTACTTACCTTACTTGTGTGGTTTGAATTACACAAATCGACAGGTGGGAAACCTTCTACAACGCAAGGTCAATTGCTCGGAAGTGAAAAGTATTCTTGAAGCACAACTAAATTATCCGTCATTTTCCATCACACTGGGAACAAATACTCAGACATATACTAGAACAGTAACCAATGTTGGCGATGCTAAATCATCTTACAGTGTAGAGATAATTTCACCACGAGGAGTTTCCGTGATGGTTAAGCCCTCTACTCTAAAATTCTCCAAGTTGAACCAGAAGTTGACATATCAAGTGATCTTTTCCAAAATAACCAACAACTCAAACAGTGATGTAGTTGAAGGATTCTTGAAATGGACTAGTAATAGGCACTCTGTACGAAGTCCAATCGCAGTTGTGCTAGTCTAG